The DNA window ATCCCCTGACGGGTCATACATCCCGGGAACAGAAATGTTGTTCAGGCGGAGATAGACGCACAGGATCGCACGGTGGTGGATCAGATGGTTGAGGACGAAGCCTCGAATCAAGGCCGCTCGCGGCATGGTGAATATCGTTGTTCCCGCCTTGAGCAGCGACCACGGCTGCGTCATCTGGTCGTCTTTCACTGCCGTGATCGCCTTCCTGGCCGCGGCGACGTTCCGATCAAATAGGTCGAGGATCTCCTGACAACTCGTCAGCTTCGGGGACTGATAGGGTTCGCCTCCGATCGGGGCGAAGTCCCACGAGGGTCCCGTGAGCC is part of the Pirellulales bacterium genome and encodes:
- a CDS encoding DinB family protein, giving the protein MNYAETILPEFDREMTNTRKVLERVPENKLDWQAHPKSHTIGWNANHLAEILGWVEGWLTGPSWDFAPIGGEPYQSPKLTSCQEILDLFDRNVAAARKAITAVKDDQMTQPWSLLKAGTTIFTMPRAALIRGFVLNHLIHHRAILCVYLRLNNISVPGMYDPSGDE